The Caldisericum sp. sequence AGAGTCACAGGAAGAAGAGTCTTTTACTCTGAAGGTTCGGAGGGAGAATCATGAAGATAAATCTTAAGAAGTCTTATTTCTTTACATACCTTATTCTTGCAATTGCAACAATAATAATGGTGTTTCCTTTCTACTGGATGATAGTAACCTCTCTAAGTAAACCTGAAAATCTTTTTGCGTATCCACCAAAACTCTTACCTGATTTCCAATGGAAAAATTATGTCGATATGTGGAACTCCAACCCTCAAGGCGTTCCATGGACGAGATACATTTTTAATACACTGTTTGTTGCACTTTCAACTACACTTCTTTCATTATTCAACTCTTCACTTGCAGGATTCGCATTTGCAAAACTTAAGTTCCCCTGGAAAAATCAAATATTTATGATTATATTAGGCATTATGATGATTCCAGGAGAACTTTTGCTTATACCTAACTACCTAACGCTTTTTAGACTTCACTGGTTAAACTCATACCAGGCACTTATACTCCCATTTGGTGCAAGTGTATTTGGCATATTCCTGACAAGACAGGCATTCAAGCAATTGCCAAATGAACTCTGGGAAGCAGCCCAAATTGACGGATGTAGCATTGGCAGATTCTTCTTTAACATCGCTCTTCCGATAATAAGACCAACCCTTTTTGCCTTTGCGCTCTTTGTTTTCCTTGGAAGTTGGAATGCCTTTATGTGGCCTCTAATCGTAAACACAGACCCTCGATTTATGACGCTTGAAGTTGCACTTTACTCATTTATAGGAGCAGAAAGCACAAACTGGCAATTACTTGCAGCCGCAGCAACAATGGCAACTGCACCAGTTCTTATACTCTTTCTCATATTCCAGACACAATTCATTGAAGGCATCTCGAGAGGAGCAATCAAGGGATAAAATCAATAAGCACTATACCAATAATTCAAAGGAGGCAAATTGCCTCCTTTTTTCAATTTTTATCGCTAAAAGAAAACATTTTATGATGAGGCTATTAGTTAAAGATCCATTTCAAGTAAAACAACATATTTTCGTGTGTCTTTGTGAATACTGTACCTATATTCGTCAAATCCTCAATTGATTTCAAAATTACTATCCACGTTTGCATCAATTGCATAAATTGTAGAGTTTTCTTACAAAAACTTTTTTAGTAATATAGTAACTTTACACTTTATTTAGAAAATGCTCTCTGAAATCAAATTGCAAAGTTTATTAAATTGATAGATCTCTTCTGGATTCACAAAAACAAGTTTGTCTTCTAAAGAAAATAAAGGTTACCAAGTTTAGTTTATAAAATTTGCGGAAATAAAAATAGCCCCAGCGGTTTGCTGGGGCAAAACGATTTACCTAAAATTCAGATTAATGAATATAAGATCTTAATTTTTGTCCGAGTTCTTTATAACCATCTTCAGGTGAAATCTTCTGAAGGAAAATTTTCTGTAACTCAGCTCCAATGTCGACATAAGCCTGGGTCCATTCCCTAGAAACAGGCTCTATTAAGGCGTTTGGCAATTCATCAAATCCTGCTCTTCTTTCGGGATGATTTTGTATAAAATCTTTTAACAAAGGCAATTCCAAAGCACTCTTTCTTACCGGTAGATATGCAGTATCTATTGACCACCTTGCGGTTTGATAAGTTGAAGTAAACCATTTTACAAACTCCCATGCACCTCTAACTTCTTCAGGGTTATATTTATTGCCAAAAATCACAACATTTGCTCCTGAAAGTGGCGCATATTGTCCCTTTGGACCAGCAGGAATTGGTGCTTGTGCCCATGTAAATCTACCACCAACTGCCTGGTTAATATATGTATACCCCACTACACTTCCAAAAACAAATGCACATTTTTTATTCCCAAAGTCTGACTGATAATCATATCCGTTCGTGAAATGAATATATCCATTCTTATATAACTCATTAAGGAACTTAACTGGTGCAAGAGCGTTTGGATCTTTGTCAAAAAGAACATTTTTATAATCATCCGTAAGAACTTTTCCACCCCATTCATAGACCATAGAGTACCAGATATCAACAATCGCATCAGAAGAACTCATTCCAAGTGAGGCACCCCATTGTGATCCGTCGGGTTTTGTAAGTGCCTTTACCATTGT is a genomic window containing:
- a CDS encoding carbohydrate ABC transporter permease, with translation MKINLKKSYFFTYLILAIATIIMVFPFYWMIVTSLSKPENLFAYPPKLLPDFQWKNYVDMWNSNPQGVPWTRYIFNTLFVALSTTLLSLFNSSLAGFAFAKLKFPWKNQIFMIILGIMMIPGELLLIPNYLTLFRLHWLNSYQALILPFGASVFGIFLTRQAFKQLPNELWEAAQIDGCSIGRFFFNIALPIIRPTLFAFALFVFLGSWNAFMWPLIVNTDPRFMTLEVALYSFIGAESTNWQLLAAAATMATAPVLILFLIFQTQFIEGISRGAIKG